A genomic region of Melanotaenia boesemani isolate fMelBoe1 chromosome 21, fMelBoe1.pri, whole genome shotgun sequence contains the following coding sequences:
- the LOC121632767 gene encoding hydroxycarboxylic acid receptor 2-like — MNPDPALLDSNTMTPESNFTPVPDRGCPSVSIQLEGLILPPVITIDIILGLLGNIVALWIFLFKLKAWNPNIVFLFNLVIADFLVLVSLPLRLHTLLRGYWVFGDGLCRINLFLMFTDRTASIALMTVVAVYRYFKVVHPHHRFNRMTKRQAAVVSVFVWLLVISPRVPLLAYSHIEGSGDKTRCAFFSSYKEERPAVIILVAMHRILTVLEFILPLALLLFCSIRISRFLKKRQMGKPEKVRKAVRVCAAIVAVFTLCFLPTTVTTIGVWVIRSYLPWDCTAFYTFIQLNIVSFGFNFLNSALDPIIYVFSSSMFRKALLAALPRWLLCRRDEGGNAASSSSSSGTKSTDEQELKQMNPDNELI, encoded by the exons ATGAATCCTGACCCTGCTTTGTTAGACAGCAACACAATGACCCCAGAGTCAAACTTCACCCCAGTTCCTGACAGAGGCTGCCCATCGGTCAGCATCCAGCTGGAGGGCTTGATCCTGCCCCCAGTTATCACCATTGACATCATACTGGGGCTGCTGGGAAACATAGTGGCCTTGTGGATCTTCTTGTTCAAGCTGAAGGCCTGGAACCCCAACATCGTTTTCCTGTTCAACCTGGTCATCGCagacttcctggttctggtgagCCTGCCGCTGAGGCTTCATACCTTGCTCAGAGGCTACTGGGTGTTTGGAGACGGCCTGTGCCGGATCAAcctcttcctcatgtttactgATCGCACGGCCAGCATTGCACTGATGACGGTGGTGGCAGTTTATCGTTACTTTAAG GTGGTCCACCCTCATCACCGCTTCAACCGTATGACCAAGCGGCAGGCTGCGGTGGTGTCCGTGTTCGTGTGGTTGCTGGTGATCAGTCCACGGGTTCCCCTGCTGGCTTACAGCCACATCGAGGGCAGCGGTGACAAAACACGGTGCGCCTTCTTCTCTTCTTACAAAGAGGAGCGTCCCGCCGTCATCATCCTGGTGGCCATGCACCGCATCCTGACCGTGCTGGAGTTCATCCTCCCCTTGGCCTTGCTGCTGTTCTGCTCCATCCGAATCTCTAGATTCCTAAAAAAGCGGCAGATGGGTAAACCTGAAAAAGTCCGCAAGGCAGTGCGAGTGTGCGCCGCCATCGTTGCGGTGTTCACGCTCTGCTTCCTGCCCACCACAGTGACAACCATCGGGGTGTGGGTAATTCGCTCATACCTCCCGTGGGACTGCACCGCCTTCTACACCTTCATCCAGCTCAACATCGTGTCTTTTGGTTTCAACTTTCTGAACTCCGCTCTGGACCCCATCATCTACGTCTTCTCCAGCTCCATGTTCAGGAAGGCCCTGCTGGCGGCGCTGCCCCGCTGGCTGCTCTGCAGACGGGATGAAGGCGGGAACgcggcatcatcatcatcgtcgtcaGGAACTAAGTCCACCGATGAGCAGGAACTGAAACAGATGAATCCTGACAATGAACTCATCtga